GCCCTGTTCGATGCCATGGGCGTGGGCGCCATCAACGACACCACCGTCATGATGGACGTGGCGGCCTGACAGGGGGCGGGGGAGTGGCTCCGGCGCAATGGCGCCGTGCCACTACCGGAACGAAAGCAACAGATGGTATGATGAGATTCTTTCATTCTGCCCCTCCAGCCCTGCAACGTGCGTCTATCTTCAATTAAATTGTCGGGATTTAAGTCTTTCGTCGATCCCACCAATTTCCAGGTGCCGGGTCAGCTTGTCGGCGTGGTAGGACCCAACGGCTGCGGCAAATCCAACATTATCGACGCGGTGCGCTGGGTGCTGGGCGAGTCCAAGGCGTCCGAACTGCGCGGCGAGTCCATGCAGGACGTTATTTTCAACGGTTCCACCCACCGCAAGCCTGCCGGCCGCGCCTCGGTGGAGCTGGTGTTCGACAATAACGATGGCAAGGCGGCCGGACAGTGGGGCCAGTACGCCGAGATTGCCGTCAAGCGCACCCTCACGCGCGACGGTACGTCCACCTATTACATCAATGGCCAGCCGGTAAGGCGGCGCGATATCCAGGATATCTTCCTCGGCACGGGCCTGGGTCCGCGCGCCTACGCCATCATTGGCCAGGGCATGATTTCGCGCATCATCGAATCGCGCCCGGAAGAGCTGCGCGTGTTCCTCGAAGAAGCTGCCGGCGTGTCCAAGTACAAGGAACGGCGCCGGGAGACGGAAAACCGCCTCAATGACACCCGCGAAAACCTGCTGCGGGTGGAAGACATCCTGCGCGAGCTGAACGCCAACCTGGAAAAGCTGCAAGCGCAGGCCGTCGTGGCAACGCGCTTTCACACGCTGCAGGCCGAGCAGGAAGAAAAGCAGAAGCTGCTGTGGCTGCTGCGCAAGAACGAAGCATTGGCCGAGCAGGGCAAGTACCAGCGCGAGATGGAGCAGGCCCAGACCGATCTGGAAGAGCAGACCGCCAAGCTGCGCCACGTGGAGCTGGAACTGGAGCACATGCGCCAGGCTCACTTTGCCGTGGGCGACCGTCTGCACACGGCCCAGGGGCATCTGTACCAGACCAACTCCGAAATCGGCAGCCTGGAAGCGCAGATCAAGTTCGTGATCGAGTCGCGCAGCCGCCTGCAGAATCAGCTGGGCGTGCTCGCGGCGCAGCGCACGCAGTGGCAGGTGCAGGCGGAAGACTACGGTTCCCAGATCGAGGAAGCCGAGTTCCTGCTCGAAGAACTGGGCGGGCGCGTGGAAGAATCGCAGATGGCGGCCGAAGCGCAGGCCGAACGCTTGCCGGAGCTGGACGCTGCCTGGCGCGCAGCCCAGCACAAGACGACTGAATCGCGCGCCAGGATCATGCAGGCGCAGCAGCAGATCGAGCTGGAATCGGCGCACCAGCGCAACGCCTCCAACATCCTGAGTAGCCTGGCAACCCGGCGCGAACGCCTGCAGCAGGAAAAAAATGGCCTGAACCTGCCCGACAGCGCCCACCTGTCCAACCTGCGCATGCAGCTCGAAGAAAAGCAGCAGTCGCTGGAAGAGCAGCAGATGCTGCTGGAAGAAGCGCTCGAACAGCAGCAGCGCGTCGATGAAGAACGCAGCACTGCGCAGGCCCAGGTCAATACCGAAACGGCCGCCAACGCCCAGCTGGAAGCGCGCCTGTCGGCCCTCAGGCAGCTGCAGGAGCGGGTACAGACCCAGGGCAAGGTCACGCCATGGCTGCAGAAGCACGAACTCGATGCGCTGCCGCGCCTGTGGCAAAAGCTGCAGATCGAGCAGGGCTGGGAAACGGCCATGGAGTCGGTCCTGCGCGAACGCACCACGGCGCTGGAAATGTCCAACATCGAGTGGGCCAAGGCTTTTTTCAGCGATGCGCCGCCCGCCAAGCTGGCCCTGTATTCGCCGTCCGTGGTCCATGCCGCAACGCAGGCCGAAGTGCCAGGGCTGCAATCATTTGCCAGCCTTCTCAAGTTGAACGACGCCGGCCTGCGCGGCCTGCTGCAGGACTGGCTGCACAACGTCTTTGCCGCCGACGATGCGGCCAGCGCCATGGCCGACCGCGGCAAGCTGCCGGCGGGCGGCTCGTTCGTGACGCGCCAGGGCCACGTGATCACGCAGTCGAGCGTGCGCTTCTACGCCGCTGACGCCGAGCAGGATGGCCTGCTGGGCCGCCAGCAGGAAATCGAGAACATCACCAAGCAGCTGCGCGCCCAGGGCATGCTGGCCGACGAAGCGCGCGCCCGCGCCGTGCGGGCCGACGCTGCTGCGTCCGAGCTGGCGCGCCGCCTGCAGGATGCACGCGCCCGCGTGGCCACGCTCACCCAGGCCGTCCATGTGCTGCAGATCGACGTGGTCAAGCAGTCCGAGGTCGAAGCGCGCTTTAACCAGCGCAGTTCGCAGATCCAGTCCGACCTGGCCGAAATCACAGCCCAGGAAGAAGAGCAGAATCAGATCCGCATGGAGTCGGAAGAAAAGTTCGAGCAGCTCGACATCGCGCTGGCCGAGCTGCAGGGTGCGCACGAAGATGGCCAGACCGATTTTCTGAGCAAGGAGCAAGCCCTGGCCGACGCGCGCGAACGCCTGCGCGAGATGGAACGCGCGGCGCAGGAAGCGCAGTTTGCCGAGAAGTCCCAGCGCAGCAAGATCGAAGAACTCAAGCGCAGCATCGCCACCGCCACCCAGCAGGCCGCCCAGGTGAGCGAAAGCATTGCCGTCGGCCAGCAGGAGCTGGAGTCGCTCGAAACGGGCGCCGCCAACGACGGCTTGCAGGAGCTGTTGGAGCGCCGCTCGGCCCAGGAGCGCGCCCTGTCGGATGCGCGGCATGAACTGGACCAGGTCACGCAAAAGATGCGCACCCTGGAAGAAGCGCGCATGCAGTCCGAGCGCAGCCTGCAGCCGCAGCGCGACAAGATCACCGAGATGCAGCTCAAGGAGCAGGCCGCGCGCCTGAACCAGGAGCAGTTTGCCGAAGCGCTGCGCGCAGTGGAAGCCGACGAGGCAGCGCTGTCCGAAAAGCTCAACCCCGACATGAAGCCATCCTACCTGCAGGGCGAAGTGACGCGCCTGACCAATGCCATCGCGGCGCTGGGCGCGGTCAACCTGGCCGCGCTCGATGAACTGGCGCAGGCGTCGGAACGCAAGAACTTCCTGGACGCGCAAAACGCCGACCTGACGGAGGCCATCCGCACGCTGGAAGACGCCATCACGCGCATCGACAAGGAAACGCGCGATCTGCTGCAAGATACGTTCGACCGCGTCAATCATCACTTTTCCGAATTGTTCCCGATCCTGTTCGGCGGCGGCAATGCCAAGCTGGTGATGACGGGCGACGAAATCCTGGACTCCGGTGTGCAGGTCATGGCGCAGCCGCCGGGCAAGAAGAACGCGACCATCCATCTGCTGTCGGGTGGCGAAAAGGCGCTGACGGCGACGGCCCTGGTGTTTTCCATGTTCCGCCTGAACCCGGCGCCATTTTGCCTGCTCGACGAGGTGGACGCGCCGCTCGACGACGCCAACACGGAACGCTTCTGCCGCATGGTCAAGCGCATGTCCGAGCACACGCAATTTCTCTTCATCTCGCACAACAAGATCGCCATGGAGATGGCCAACCAGCTCATTGGCGTGACCATGCAGGAGCAGGGTGTTTCGCGCATCGTGGCGGTAGACATGGAGGCCGCGGCCAACCTGGCGGACCTTGCGCCGGCATAGTGGGCGCATTCATGGCGCCATCAGGGTGAAGTTGGTATGATGGCATGATCATGGCGGCATGGTGCCGTCAACCGCATAACAGAATCAACAGAAAAACAAAGGCACAAGCAGCATGACAGACATCGAAATGAGCATCAGCATCGGCGCGGTCATCGTGGTCGGTGTGCTGGTCTATAACAAGTGGCAGGAGCACAAGGCGCGCAAGAGCGTGGCGCGCGCGTTTTCGGCGGATCACGACGATGTGCTGATGCGCACCGAGGAGCGCAGCGAGCCGCGCTTCGATATCGGCAGCGGCGCTGACGGCGAAACGCCGGACGTGGAGGGCAGCACCACGGTGCTGCCGGGTACGGACGTGGGGGTGTCGGCAGCCGAGCTGGCGATCAGCCTGGTGGACCCGCTGATCGACTGCCTGATCCCGCTGG
This region of Massilia sp. PAMC28688 genomic DNA includes:
- the smc gene encoding chromosome segregation protein SMC, coding for MRLSSIKLSGFKSFVDPTNFQVPGQLVGVVGPNGCGKSNIIDAVRWVLGESKASELRGESMQDVIFNGSTHRKPAGRASVELVFDNNDGKAAGQWGQYAEIAVKRTLTRDGTSTYYINGQPVRRRDIQDIFLGTGLGPRAYAIIGQGMISRIIESRPEELRVFLEEAAGVSKYKERRRETENRLNDTRENLLRVEDILRELNANLEKLQAQAVVATRFHTLQAEQEEKQKLLWLLRKNEALAEQGKYQREMEQAQTDLEEQTAKLRHVELELEHMRQAHFAVGDRLHTAQGHLYQTNSEIGSLEAQIKFVIESRSRLQNQLGVLAAQRTQWQVQAEDYGSQIEEAEFLLEELGGRVEESQMAAEAQAERLPELDAAWRAAQHKTTESRARIMQAQQQIELESAHQRNASNILSSLATRRERLQQEKNGLNLPDSAHLSNLRMQLEEKQQSLEEQQMLLEEALEQQQRVDEERSTAQAQVNTETAANAQLEARLSALRQLQERVQTQGKVTPWLQKHELDALPRLWQKLQIEQGWETAMESVLRERTTALEMSNIEWAKAFFSDAPPAKLALYSPSVVHAATQAEVPGLQSFASLLKLNDAGLRGLLQDWLHNVFAADDAASAMADRGKLPAGGSFVTRQGHVITQSSVRFYAADAEQDGLLGRQQEIENITKQLRAQGMLADEARARAVRADAAASELARRLQDARARVATLTQAVHVLQIDVVKQSEVEARFNQRSSQIQSDLAEITAQEEEQNQIRMESEEKFEQLDIALAELQGAHEDGQTDFLSKEQALADARERLREMERAAQEAQFAEKSQRSKIEELKRSIATATQQAAQVSESIAVGQQELESLETGAANDGLQELLERRSAQERALSDARHELDQVTQKMRTLEEARMQSERSLQPQRDKITEMQLKEQAARLNQEQFAEALRAVEADEAALSEKLNPDMKPSYLQGEVTRLTNAIAALGAVNLAALDELAQASERKNFLDAQNADLTEAIRTLEDAITRIDKETRDLLQDTFDRVNHHFSELFPILFGGGNAKLVMTGDEILDSGVQVMAQPPGKKNATIHLLSGGEKALTATALVFSMFRLNPAPFCLLDEVDAPLDDANTERFCRMVKRMSEHTQFLFISHNKIAMEMANQLIGVTMQEQGVSRIVAVDMEAAANLADLAPA